One Mycolicibacter sp. MU0083 DNA window includes the following coding sequences:
- a CDS encoding heparin-binding hemagglutinin, with amino-acid sequence MAENPTIEELKAPLLAAIGAADLALATMTELVANLRDRAGEAREDASTRVEESRARLNKLQEELPEQFAELRERFTADELRKAAEGYVEAASDRYSDLVARGEAALVRLRNQSGLDDAAEQVEGYVEQAVELTQEVLGNVASQTREVGERAAKLVGIDLPVKDEDAPAPAAPAPAAKKAPAKKAAAPAAKKAPAKKAPAKKAPAKKVTQK; translated from the coding sequence ATGGCCGAGAACCCCACCATCGAAGAGCTGAAGGCCCCGCTGCTCGCCGCGATCGGCGCCGCCGACCTGGCCCTGGCCACCATGACCGAATTGGTCGCCAACCTGCGCGACCGCGCCGGTGAGGCCCGCGAGGACGCCAGCACCCGCGTCGAGGAGAGCCGTGCTCGCCTGAACAAGCTGCAGGAAGAGCTGCCCGAGCAGTTCGCCGAACTGCGCGAGCGTTTCACCGCCGACGAGCTGCGCAAGGCCGCCGAGGGCTACGTGGAGGCCGCCAGCGACCGCTACAGCGACCTGGTCGCCCGCGGTGAGGCCGCCCTGGTGCGGCTGCGCAACCAGTCCGGTCTCGACGACGCCGCCGAGCAGGTCGAGGGCTACGTCGAGCAGGCCGTCGAGCTGACCCAGGAAGTGCTGGGCAACGTCGCGTCGCAGACCCGCGAGGTGGGCGAGCGCGCCGCCAAGCTGGTCGGCATCGACCTGCCGGTGAAGGACGAGGACGCCCCGGCGCCTGCCGCGCCGGCTCCGGCCGCCAAGAAGGCGCCGGCCAAGAAGGCCGCGGCTCCGGCTGCCAAGAAGGCGCCGGCCAAGAAGGCCCCCGCCAAGAAGGCGCCGGCCAAGAAGGTCACCCAGAAGTAG
- a CDS encoding DUF2516 family protein produces the protein MGAVLGVLTIAVLAASAYAFVHAAMQRADAYPAADKLTKPVWLAIIGGCGVLPVLLPMMGLVIAACASSIYLVDVRPRLLEVQGKSH, from the coding sequence ATGGGTGCCGTCCTCGGTGTTTTGACGATCGCCGTCCTGGCGGCGTCGGCGTACGCGTTCGTCCACGCGGCCATGCAGCGCGCCGATGCCTACCCCGCCGCCGACAAGCTCACCAAGCCGGTCTGGCTGGCGATCATCGGCGGGTGCGGGGTACTGCCCGTGCTGCTGCCGATGATGGGGTTGGTCATCGCGGCCTGCGCGTCCAGCATCTACCTGGTGGACGTGCGGCCCCGACTGCTCGAGGTGCAGGGCAAGTCCCACTAG